tgctattccgcattttagatgcgagcagtcttcatggacaaccctcagtcggacagtgcactctgtaacgtacttgatcgctcttgtcaactttgaaagtacgttctaccttgatgcagtatgtcacaagtgcatttctacacttattcatggatgcaaaaaactgtaccttcttccatatgagggttcaaagggtcccattcaacagctgcaaggtattcgtcctcacccaccgcgtcatcatccacacggactgcattgtgagcctcatcttggttttcagtCCGAGGTGCCTGTCGTAAATTCCGActaacatcagaatatagcttctcttcatcaaccccagaattgtagccatcaggctccacttcaagggggaccccactgctgttgcccacacttgtcgagccaccacgtcgccgtgcaccaactgaactgttctggctagagatgccattacgacgacttggttctccccgagatgttgcacccgtcatcctaggtccaaatgcctactcaagcacatcaacttgcagcctcacatgaaaattatctttctctttatgcctaacaaacatggtagctagctcttcatcattagtaactgtcacccaattcttttccccatcatagtatttgtataccacttcatcaagcaaaccccaaggatattggctacaaattacctccccaaattgtctgaaactccaattactagccattggcaaccgataatcaaaacctccttggtatttcttcttatccttcgcatcgaacatgtaccggtcccttctaatgtgcaccatgaaagcaaaccgcaactccatcctaaccggcgaaaaacagagacgcaatcagcacactaattggacaaacctactcgaatcgagtgtgcaaatgcacaactaagctcaatctaaacaagaggcgagacttacccctcgggaacccagtcgtggacgcggcggatctccggccagatgcctgcctcgccaaatactccggggtcgccgctgctcgccatttctccctagggttcttcctcctagttcaaatagctccggcagccccccacctttgagcgctccggccgggcgcacggaaggaggcgGGCGTCGCAGGTagccgtggagcgtaggcgcaggacggtagcggcggagcaggccgtgcagctggtggcggggcaggtgctggccgcggcgcaggtggcggcggcggcgcaggacagccggccggcggatgggcagagtgagctagaatgatttggggatttaattgcacgggcctacatgtcagctccggacccacgtccacgcggtcccacatgtaagctccggacccacaaccactaacgccggcggacggaatggactcaaatatggccatttggcctcgtcatagttgatgtgcatggactaggggcaaaactgagcacaattcgcatctgagggcaaaactgagcacatggacaccactgagggcaaaaggataattaaccctattCAAAAATAAATCTTATTTAAAAGCCCTCATGCATCACAAGCAACACAAATCTGAAAACGAAATTTAAGTGAAACGTTTGGTTGAAAAGATTTGAATGTTTTAAGTTCGAAAGTCACAGGAAAAAACTTGTGTGATGGGCTCGGTGCCACCGCACCTGCGTGCCAAAAATCCTCTCCCGCGTGGACTCTAGAAAAAATGGATTTTGCTATTTTTCATAAGCTTGAAAATTTCAGAAGATGCCAGTCGAAATTCGCGAAGCACCATGGCCGGAGACGGCATCTCTGTGCCTCACGATCATGGCCAAAGATGACGGCGCCGCAGAGAGTGTAGGGACGCGAACGAGGCCACAGACGGGAGTGACCCGAAATCATGGACAACACGACAACAACGTCCCAGATGAGGGGAGTTTGAGGTTGACAGTCCGGGtgcttgttgggggggggggggggggtcggccccGAAGCAGAACATGAGGTGGGGTGTGAGGAGGGATGGTAATCAGAGGGATGCCCGGGATGGTGGCAGTACTACAATGGACGGGCAAAGGCCTGAGGATGGAACGATGGAGGGGTGGCGACACGGTCAGGGAAGCGCCACCGGCCGTGGAGGGTTGGGAGCAGGCGGTCAGGCCGAAGTCGAAGGGGCGCGGAGAGGTAAATATTAATGTTGGCTGAAGGTGGAAGAAGAAGTTTAGACGATTGATTGATGTGAATGTTTTTCAGCTACCCGAGGAATAGATTGTCCTAAACAAATTTTGTTGGGGCCCACACGTCAATGACCATATGTCGTGGCGATATTCTGTTGACGCCGGCCCGCATGTCAGCGTAGTGGCTTCCTGTGAGCTCTTGATCAGACTAAATATAAGATTTGTGTTCCATTTGTTATCTCTGTCGAGAAACTCTTTCACACGTTGTTTCTCCTTTTGAGAGCCTGGCATGCCGCTTTGGACTGTGCCAAGTTGGCCTGTCGCAGTGTCCCCTTCGTTGACGCCTTTGACAAACAGCCGCACGCTTCCAAAGCTTGTCCTGTTGCTTTGCATGCCACGCCCTTAATCTGCCTCCCTATAGCTAGCTCGCCTTCTATATATACACAGCAAAGCCCTGTTCCTACAGACACCACCAGCTCAACTGCCTCAACACCAACTGCAAGGAACAGCAGAAGAGTCATCCGAGCGACGATGATGAAGCTGAGGTGCCCCAACCCCAAGAGGCTCTTTAGGAGGAGCTCCTCCAAGATCAGCAGGTCTAGTAGCAGCTGCAGCAGTAGCAGCGACAACGGCAGCGACGCCGGTGGCATTCGGGGTGCCGGCGGCAGCGGGGAGATCGAGTGGGAGGTGCGGCCGGGGGGCATGCTGGTGCAGAGGAGGGACGGGAGGGGGGACGTCGAGGTTATCACCGTCAGGGTGGCCACCGGCTACTCCTGGCACGACGTCTCCATTGGAGCTACCTGCACTTTTGGTGAGTACTTTCGTCTTTGCAAAGCTAATTAACAAAAGCTGGTTTGATTTTGTAGAGAATATATGAATGTGAGCAGTGTGTGATTGGTAGAATGTGTGTGCTCTTGGAAAGTGGTTCATTTGGTTTCCAAAGTTGAATGAATATCCCAAGCTCTTTAGGAACGATATAAAAGCTTGAGTGATCGTGGGTGTGCCATGCATGCACTCTGGCACAACTTCTTACATAATTCACTTGTGTTAGGCACGATATAAACATTGatttttcagacaagttcaacaatgctAGTAGTTCAGTTGTTTCACTGTACCTAGTTCTAGCTGGCTAGTTCCATCTTGTATAGTCTTACCGAACAGTGAAACGAGTTAAGGAGCATCTTTACAAGAATAACTGGACAGGTCTAAACGTTTATTTTAAATCTGAAAAAACTGCCCCCGCGTCGTCCGCGTGGGCGAAGGGGGGCGAGCCGATCCGCTCTTTCCGTCACCTTCTCCGTGTGCcgtcacctcgccgccgccggccagctCCACGCAGCTGGCCCGCACAGCCCGCGGCAGTGGCGGCGGGGCTCCGTTCCTGAGGCGATTTGGACGATGGAAAGCTTTGTTTTAGCCGGCGACTTGAGGCAATGATGGTAGTCGTTGCAGCCGCGCAGCAGCGATTCGCGGATGCATGGCGACCTCGCACAAGCATGCCTCCCCCTCTCCTTAGCGGCGTGTGGCACGCGCTCCATGTGGAGGAGGAAAGGGAACTGCCGTGATGCATTGCATCTTCGAGATCCCCATGACCGGTCCCTCAGGCGCTGACTTGCGGATGGTCGGCGGCCAAGCGCTAGCGTGCCTCCCCCTCTTCCTAACATCATGCGGCAGGCACTCCATGTGGTGGAGGAAAGGGAGCCGCTGTCGCGGTGCCTCCCGTCTTCGAGAGCTAGCTTCCACGTCCGGCACTGCTCCTCCAGATGCCTATTGGGTGTAGGAGCGTGGCCGTGATCTGCGGTTGACTCATATCCCGGGCAGCCGGCAAGGAGGCACAATCTGACCCGTCGTTGGTCAATGAAGAAGCTGGATGGCTGGTGCCATCCCGTGGTCATGACCTCGGCTGGTTGGCGATCGCAGATGATATCGGCTGGTGACCTCAGTTCATCTGCTATCGCGGGCGAGGACGGCAGAGATTGTGGTGGTACATGGTGGTGTCGTCTAATATAGATAAGCCAGTGTCTGCCACTCGAAAGATGGTGCAGGGCCTCTGGAGTGTCCCATTGGGATTTTGGCGGTGCCGGTGGCCTTCTTCCCTTGTCAATGAGTTCGCCGTGTTGTGGTGAGCAGCTCTTGTAGCGGGACAGTATGTGGGCATGTTCAGATGTTCGTGCGCGATTGCTACGGCTGTGATCGTGGCAAGTGAAGGAGATATCGCAGGATGAATTCAATTGGGTGGCGCATCTCAAGTGCCCGGTCTTGAGCTCCGGGGTGAAACCCCAAGGTTGGCCTCTTTTTGGTCAAACCTGGCAATGGCAGCGTTTTTGACGTTGTTACCTTGTTGAAAGCATTGCTCGGAGTCTGCTCAGAATtgatcttcagggtgaaaacccatgATCTAACCTTCACGTGTTGGATTCGGCGACGACGTCACTTGTGTgccgttcccttcctgaaggcgtcgctTTTGAAGAAGCTCTCTCGTAGTCCTTGCGTTGTCATGAGATAGTTGGTTTGATGGTTGTCGCTATACATTGTCAATCTTTCTTTCTATCGCTTCAGGATTTTTCATTTTCTTCGCTAGGCATAGCTTCGGTCTTGTATGACTTAGCTCTTCGCTAGCGTGTTTCTTTGTGTGTGTGGGtttgtgttggctgtgtgcatcttaattatgcagaggccgggtgtagcTCATTATAATTGTATCCATTGATGCTATATTTCGAGTCAATAAAACCACCCTTTATCGAAGAAAAAAAAACCGTTTATTTTGATAACTAGGCGCGTCCCTGTTCGCACAGCCAGATGCGCCGATTTACTACTCCTACCGTTCCTCCGAGTTGAGTAGTTGAACCGTGTGAGCTCCTGAACCTTCGCATGGTGATGTGGAGATATGCATGTCCATTAGCATGGTGATGCTTCAGTAATAAAACAACTGATGACAAGGATCAGTGTTGTGCCACCCTCTCCTTCCTCACAGCTCCACCCTCTCCTTACTAAATCATGGAATTGTCCTTGTAATGGTTTTTCAAGAAAATGCACGGACATGTCTGAACAACGACCTGCAATGTGGCAGGCTTCCTGCCGTGCCAGCATGCACACGATGGTCCAGAGTTTTTTAGTACAAAGCATAAGCTCATCGTGTTTTTCTATCACTAAATAATGTGCACACGATGGTTCAGAGTAGGAACCTGAGTGGAAATTTCCTCCACCTTGTTTGCTAGTACAAAGCAACCACTGAATATAAACTAAGTACGCTTCATTGGATCAAGGGCTGACATgtgttatgaaaattaatttgtgCAGGTGAGCTGAAGGTGGCAGTGTCCATGGTGACGGGGCTGGAGCCAAGGGAGCAGAGGCTATTGTTCAGGGGCAAGGAGAGGGAGGACAGCGATCACCTCCACATGGTTGGGGTcagggacaaggacaaggtgctgCTCCTAGAGGACCCTGCCCTCAAGGACATCAAGCTCCGGTCTGCGCTCGCGGGCCAGGCCGTGCAGAGCCCGTATCGGACATTTATCGAGGTGTAGGCCGCCCCACCTCGCCCACAGCGCTAACAGTTAGGGTAAATCAAATCAATCCGACCATCAGCCAGCCAGTCTCAGTTGAAAAAAGCTTATTTCGGAACTTGATGCATGGTGTGGTTCGCTACTGTTGATCGTCAGTACTTGGGTACCACTCCATGGAATGGAAGGGCAAAGGACCTCCTCGTGTGAGAGTTAGAGTACAACAAATTTTTAATTAGTTATAATTGCATGATTGTGCAATTTTTAGCCAGTTGTAAGTTTtaagtttttttctttttagacaATGCAAGGGCTACCCAAGTCTAAATTGGATGTCATGCATGTTAACAAGTTAGATCGGAGAGTGCAATCTTAGATGGTGCCTGTGGCATAGTGTGTGCTAAATTGCTAGTTTGCCAAGGCAATTATGTTGTGGATGAGATGTACCAACGTGTCATGAGACGTCCTCACACTCGAGTTGTGGATGAGATTTGTCAACGGGATCTTGGACATAATACACTTGAGTTGCTTGCAAAGCCAGAATGAATGCTTCATCGGACACCAGAGTTAGTAAATGCTTAGAGTTCACATTTGTGATGCCAAATTTATCAACTCTTACCCACATGTCATGTACACGGTTGTCAAACCAATCACATATTCTTACAATAAATACTTTGCGATGGGGTGACGGAGCTCCTGAAGAAGCTGGCACAACTAAGAGGTCTCGGCAACGATAGGGGTGACGACCGGTGGCGGAGCTTCAGCTGGGCAAACCCGTGCTCTGGCCCGCCCAGGCCGAGCAAATCTCTGTAGTGTACAcctactattgggccatgaagtaACATCCTAGTAGTAATTTTCTTTAGCTAGGCCCGCCCAGAAATTTTCATGAAACTCCGCCACTCGTGACGACCCGATACTTCGCCTCGGCGCTCAACCTGGAAACAATAAGTTAAAGTTTTGACagccaagatatgaaattattctCAAGAAATACGCAAAATCCCGAGGTGGGGCGTCGAGTGTCAGGGTGATCGGCCCAGCCTGCATTTGAATAAGCTAGGAGTGTAGAGGGAGCAAAAGGGTATATGTGGGGGCTGAAATCCGAGGTTCCCTCGAGATACAGGACGATCCTTTTGATGAGATTAAAGTGGGAAGAGAGGAGCTTGCATGATCAAGCTTGTTGAAAAATGTATGAGAGATCGGGACAAGCAATGGTTATGTACTGCAAAGTGCCGGTGAGATTATGATAGATCGTCAAGTTGTTTAACAGATCACCATCAGAATCAGAAAGTTTGATCTCTTCTTACTTCCTTGCCAATCTCGACTAGCGAGGTTGGAATCTAGACCCTTCATACTTGCTTTTTATTATCTACTGAAATTTCTAAATGGAAAATGCACGGTCCATAAAGTCAACTGTGAAGGGCCCATATGTAGTGAGATTCCAGCGAAAGACATCTCATCCTTGTGTGAGGTTGATCATTACTGTTACGTAAAAGTAGGGATGTAAATGGTACGGATAATTTCCGCTCTGAATCCGCATCCGCACCCTTTTTTAGGATATGGTATGCAATTATGTGAATCCGCCGGATATGGATGCGGATACGGATTTTGATCAATCGGATATCCGGCGGATATGGTAGCGGATATGGTATCCCTACTATCCGGCGGATATGGATTATCCGCTATTTTTTGTGAATTATCCGAGGTATGTAAACCGGATTATATCCGACAAAATAAGCCCAAACGTCTGGTCCATATGTATGCCCATTTAGGTTAGTGATTGTTGATTTGCAGTCACCCCATATACTCTACCATAATCGTACGCAATCACCGCATCCAAAATTGGTAGCATAGCGGCGATAGTGCGTACATATCCTTCTTTCCATCGCCATCTTGCATTGTTGCTTCTCCCCGGCCGCCGTTTGCATCTCTGTTCTCTCTGATAGTCTCACGGTTCAACGATGGTCAAAGATGTGCGTGGCCGATCAGTTCGTCCCAACAACGGAGGTAAGTGATTTCGTAGATGCACAGAGCCCTGCGCAAGTTTAGAGCCCGATGATCTGTGATCATGTCCGGCTGTCAGTTGATGCCGTGAGCAGCCGCACACCTGCGCCACGACATCAGGCACGCCAACTTCGTAGAGCCTCGACGGCCGACAGGCGTGGCCGTGCAACCCACGCACGTCGGGACGGTGGTCCGCCATGGATCTGACGTGGGTTTGCATCGGCGCGGCCGTAAAATCTGATAGGAACGTGACTACTAGGAGTCTAGCATGTATGCTGTATGCACGTACTCCTCTACACTCACCTgatttttcgaaacggaggcaaaagatttgcctcatccattaattaagaagaagtTTAGAGTTGCTTTTACAACGAAAAGCAAGGAGATTTAAATACAAAGCCACTACTCTCCCGGCATTATGAGACCCAAATGTTTGGCTCCTGCCATGACCCAAAGCTTAGCCTCCCGCTGAATGTTGAGTAATAGGACGGACGGCAGAGTAGACTTGTGTTGGAACACCCTAGCATTCCTTTCACACCAGATAGTCCAACAAGTTAACATGGTGAGGGAAGCGATGGCTTTCCGGTGTGGCACGCCGACGCCCGACATGTTGATCCACCAATCGTGGATGGAACGCCTAGTCATCCAAACCGAGGTGTTGATGAAGTCTAGATTGAGCCATCCCTTGATCATCCCCCAAATTCTAGTGGAGAAGCGACACTTGTAGAATAAGTGATGAACGGTCTCGCCCGTTTGTTTGCAAAGCGGGCAGAGCCCACAGTTGGGCCACCCCCTTTTCTGTAATCTATCCGCCGTCCAGATACGGTTTTGAATCGCAAGCCAAGCCAAAAATTTCATCTTAGGTGGCGCCCAAGCCTTCCAAACTGCGAAGTGCATGGACGAACGAACCGTCCCAAGAAGTTGCGCCTTGTACGCAGAAGTGGCGGAGTAAGCTCCATCAAGAGTGTGCTTCCAAGTAATTGTGTCCTCCGTGTCCTCCGATATAGGAATGACTCGCAATCGAGCCCACAAGGTGACGATCTGCCGAATGTGCTCCATGGTCCAATGGTCGGGAAGCTTAATTGACGATAGCCATTTGTCCTCATGCATGGCCTCCCTAACAGTCCAATTCTTGCGTTTGGACGCCTCGAAGATGAGAGGGGCGATGTTGGCGGGCTTATCCCCATCAACCCAAGGGGAATCCCAGAAAGGAGCGCGCGCCCCGTTGCCTATGGTGATGTACGAAGATGCATAGAAGAGATCTCGGTCCAGAATCTCACAAGGGTTGGCCATGCCCACCCACATCTTGGAGGGCTCCGCCCATTCAAACCACAACCATCTCAATCTGAGAGCTCTCGCGAATTTGGTAAGATCAAGGATCCCCAAACCTCCCAACTCAGTCGGTCTGCAAACCAAATTCCAGCTGACCTTGCATTTCGCCCCTGTTACCTT
This region of Triticum aestivum cultivar Chinese Spring chromosome 2D, IWGSC CS RefSeq v2.1, whole genome shotgun sequence genomic DNA includes:
- the LOC123049534 gene encoding BAG family molecular chaperone regulator 3-like, with protein sequence MMKLRCPNPKRLFRRSSSKISRSSSSCSSSSDNGSDAGGIRGAGGSGEIEWEVRPGGMLVQRRDGRGDVEVITVRVATGYSWHDVSIGATCTFGELKVAVSMVTGLEPREQRLLFRGKEREDSDHLHMVGVRDKDKVLLLEDPALKDIKLRSALAGQAVQSPYRTFIEV